The Bacillota bacterium DNA segment AGGAAGCGCCACGTTCATCCCGTAGAAACTCGCCACTATGGTCGGGATGGAAAGCACTATCGTTACTGAGGTAAGGAACTTCATCACGATGTTTAGGTTGTTCGAGATCATCGAAGCGAACGCGTCCATCATGCCTGTGAGGATGCTCGTGTATATGTCGCCCATCTCGATGGCCTGCTTGTTCTCGGTTATGACGTCCTCGAGAAGGTCCTCGTCCTCGGGGTAGGCTCTGAGAACCCGGGCCGGGGACTGGGCGGCCGAATCTGTCTTCACGAGGTACACCCTGAGGAGCTTCTCCATGACGATCTCGTTGGACTTGAGGGACGTGGTGAAATACACGAGGCTCTTCTCCAGGTTCAGGAGCTTCACCACCTCCTCGTTCTTCATCGACCAGTGGAGCCTCGCTTCGATCTCGCTTGTCTGCTTATCGATCTGTCGCAGATATCTGAGGTAAAGCCCGGCGGTCTTGAAGAGGATCTGAAGGAGAAGCCGGGTTCTTTTGAAGGTATATAACGCCCTCGGCTTCGCGCTGACCAGCTCGGTAAGAACCAGGTTCTCTTTGAGACAGACGGTTACGATGTTGTCTTCGGAGATGATGATGCCTAGCGGGATGGTATCGTACAGAACGGGGTTGCCATTTCCGCACGCGATCGGAACGTTTATGAGGACCAGCACCTGCCCCTCCTCCGACTCGATGCGCGGCCTTTCCTCCTCGTCCAACGGGGCTCTCAGGAAATCCAGCACTGTGCCGAGCTCTTTGTGGACCCGGAGGATCTCCTCCTCGGTCGGGTTGAGAAGACTCACCCAGGTGCCCTTTTCGCCGATGGCATCGGTTTTCACAAGCTCTTCTTCGACCGTCTTGTAAGCAACTATCACCCGAACTCCCCCTTGCTGCGCGCGGTGCGACTCGCCTTCCGAACCTCGTCGGGGCCTCGCGCGTAACGCTCGCGTCCGCCCCCCTCGCCCTTCATCCACGGCGGCAATGTGTGTCACGTCACGCACCACGTGCGTTTTATCGTCGCGTCCGCGGGACCCCTGTAACATCACGCGGGGACAAGCAAAAGCCCCTCTCCGCAATCAGGACCGCTGGGGCGCTGTGGCATCACGGCCTCGAAACCCGGCAACGTGCCCAGGCGCTCCCACGTTCGGAGCCCTCGAACGCGCCCGCGGGCGCAGCATCCTGAGGAGTCGGCCGTAGCTCTCGCAGGCAAAAGCTACGTAGATCGCCAGGAGTTCGCGTCACTTTTCAGACCCACAGTCTTGGCGAAGGGTATCGGCCCTGCGCTCCGGGCATGGGACGCCCGCGCCGCGAATCGTGCGGATTTGGCGGGCGACCTGGCCAAATTCCCCACAACCCGTCGTGCAAGTGCCGGCAACCCTGGCACCCTCAAGAAAAGAAACGAAAACTCGTGGCACCACAGTTAGATGCTCAGGACATGTGCGATGAGCGGGCTTGAGCACCGGGTGTCGTTCGGCCGGGTACTAGCTGGATCGCCGTCCACGCTCGTCTCCCCCCTTTTCATTATTTACTATATGTCCCCTGCATCTGCCAGTCAATGAAAAAGAGATGTCTCGGGCACCACGTTCCGCATGCCGCGGCCGCCCGAACACGCACGGGCCCACACGGGCAGGCCGGCTCCGACACCCCCAAGGCCAGCACCAGCCCCCGCCCGAAGCGGAGCCACACCCCAGCTTACATCGCATAGCAGTACACACAACCGTGACGGCACGTGCCGTACACCCCGATGTCCCTGCTCACGACGCACCCGCATGCTGCGCGTTGGCCGGGGTCCTTCCTGGCCTGAACGTGGATGCCGAAAACGCGCGCGATGTACTCGTCGTCAATGCACTGTCCGGGCTTGATGCCCAGGTTCTCCAAGCTGTTCTCCTCGGCGCAGCTCGTGATCTCCATGCCTGACTCGTGGGCAGCACGTGCCATGCCGGCGAGAAGGTCTGCCGTTGCCGGGTCGTCCGCGGTGACCCTTCGTTCGACACGTATCCCACGTGCAGCCAGCCGTCTGAGACGGGCGCTGGAGCCGCGATAGTCGTCGAGGAGGCTTATGACGACGCGCCTGGTCTTGCCTGCCAACGCGTCGGCGATCTCCCTGAACCGGCGCCCGTGGTACGAAACGTCTGTTACGCTGGTGAGCACGATCGGGTCGTAGCGCCATATGACCCTCTCGGGGGAAACAGCCGCGGAAAGGCGCGCGAACGTAGCGAGCGTCTTGTCAAGAGGAGGCACGCCTGGCTCCAAGAACGATGGGTACCCGTTCACCGTGAAGTGGAAATAGTACCTAAACCCCCTGGTATCGAGCTCCTGCAAATGCGCGAGCATGGGCTCGGGGTCCTTGCTCCAAAAGACTATGACCTCCACGTCCTCAGGCCGGAGCGATACCACAGAGACTTGTTTCGGGTTGAACGGGTTGGGACACCTGCAGTACCCATCGCGAATCCGGTCCATCAACCACTCCGCGAAGAACTTCGGGATGTCCGTCCTTCGGCTCGCGCTTATGATCATGAGGCTCCACCCCGTTCTGAGAGGCGTCACACCTGGGCTGGATCGTCCTGCGATCGCCCCAACCGCATTTTACATCGAAACCCACGGCGAGCAAACCTCGAGAGTCCGCGGGGACAGCGGAACGACCAGAAGCCGACTCCACCGGGACAACCCGTCCATCCTTGAGGGTTCGGCTCGGGGTGCGGGCACGCACGTTACCCATGCTCGTTGCGCAATTCTGCGCAACGAGCATGCTTGACCTGCCAAGGCGGCTGCTGGCGCGTTCCTGCCCAGCTCCACGCGGTATAATCGCACGTTCCGCCCGGGCGTGGAGGTCAGGGAAATCCATTCTGATAGGAGGAATCCGGCAACTCACGTAGTAGTAAATGAGTGCATGAGCAACATCTGCGCACTGTCGCGCAACACCGCGCCCGCTAGCCCCCGGTAGCGCGCGATGCGGTCCTGGGACGCTCCAAGCGTGGGTCCCGTGTGCGGGCGGGCAGGGAGGGCGGCCCGCCGGGGCGCAAAGGCCGCAGCGGAGGGCACAAGAGCCGCGCGAGAGGCACCATGACAAGGGAGACGATGGTCCAGTGGACACAACCATACGCGAGATAGCAAGGCAGGTGGGCGTGTCGCCCTCCACCGTATCGAGGGCGCTGCGCCGCGAAGGTAGGATCAGTGAGACGACTCGCGCGCGGGTGTTGGCCGTCGCGCGATCACTGGGCTACCACGTGCCAGGCGACGTTGCGGCCGAGCCTGCGCAGCTCAGGGCGCCACTCAACGCAGACGCTGGCGCTGCGCCGGGTGGGGTCATTCTCACCGGCCCACGGAGCCCAAAAGGCGCAACAGCCACCCCGGGTCAAGGTCCGGGCCCAGGTCCGCGCGGCCGCGCAAACATAGGCATAGTGTTCAACAGGCGCCTATCCTCGCTGGTGACGGACCCCTTCTACGGGGCGGTGGTGGCTGGCATCGAGGAAAGCCTCCAGAGACTGGGCTTGCGGGTTTTCCTCAGGAGCATAGACGGGGCCGGCGACAACGCCGACTTCTTCGCGGCGGACCAGACGGGCGAGACGGGCTTCGCAGGGCTGTTGCTGGTCGGGTGCGACGTCCACCCGCGTGTCGCGAGGATCGCCCGCGAGAAAGGTATCCCGGTGGTTCTAGTGGACAATGAGCTTCCGGATGAGCCTGTGGATTGCGTCGTATCAGACAACGAGGCCGCGGCCCGATGCGCGATAGAGTACCTTTATCGCTCCGGGCACCGCCGAGTCGGTTTCGTGGGAGGACCGCAGTCCCACATATCGCTCGCTCAACGCTATGCAGGCTACGTCAAAGCTCTGGGCGAGTTCGGCATGGAGTTCCATCGCAAGTGGACGGTGTTCGCGGAGTCCGTGGATAGGCACGGGCCGCAGATCGGCTACGAAGGGGCACTCGGCCTCATGGACCTCGCCCAGCCGCCAAGCGCCATATTCGCAGACAACGACATGACCGCTCTCGGCGTGTTGAAGGCGCTTCACGAGCGTGGGGTGAGGGTTCCAGATGAGGTGTCCGTCATAGGGTTCGACGACATACAAGTGGCCAGCCATACTCATCCTCCCCTAACGACGATGCACATACCGAAGCAGCAGCTCGGGTCGGTCGCCGCCCGCAGGCTCGTGGACATCATCGACGGCGTCGACCCCGCGCCCGTCAAGATCGTTATCCGTGCGACGCTCGTGGTACGCGGCACGGTGGCCCCGCCCCCGCCTGAGAGTGAGGCAGCGTTGACGAAGGCCGGGGCGGAACCACAGGCGTAGGCGATAGGCACCGGCGGGAGCGCAACCCGCCCGGCCGAGGCAAGATCAGGCACGACAAGGGAAAACGGGGGCGTGAGCAGATGGAGTACCGTTGCTTGCACGAGTTGTCAGAGCGCGACACCGGCGTGTACGATACCCCGTCAGGCCCGGTCGTCACGTCGTCCGGGCACCAAATGGTTTTCGAGCGCGGAAGCGATGGAAGGCTGCGCTTTACCACCAGGGTCCACGACGGGTCCGGATGGCATGTTGTCGCCGGCCTTCCCAACGTGCTCGTGGGCGGGGCGAGTTTCGACCTCGCGCCGTCCTCATATCGGCTCGAGGACTCCGGGCCCTCGTGCGGGGGCAGCCGCCGGGCCGTGGTGTTCTCCGGCACCGGCCTGGGGTATACATGGAGGCACGCCCCGGACGAGCGTCGCAGCGATATCGAGCCGCGCCCATCGTTGACCGGAGCCGCCTGCAGCGTCGAGCTGGAGGAGATGCGATATCCCTTCGACGCGGAGGTCTCCGTAGCCCCGGGCGACCCGTGGATCCACGTGTCCGTGGTCGTACACCTGAAGAGGCCGCTCGTCCTCCAGCACTCTCCATCCATAGAGCCGGAGCTCGTGCTGTGGATCTCGGAGTACGCCACCATGAACGAGCGTCAAAACCACGAGTGGCGCAGAGTGGTCATCTCGAACCCGACGAGGAACTGCACCGGTATGCGGGGAAACGATTGTCCCGCGGTGTATTGTTACGACCCCGTCCGCCGCGCCGAGGTCGTGCTTTACTACGACATGACCTCCATGAGGTGGATGTCCAGGGACAACCTGGCGAGGTTCGAGGACTACCTTTGCTCCAGCAAGCTGGGCGGACCGCACAAGGAGCGGTTCGGCGTAGGCCTTTTCGCCGACCATTATCACGGCCGGCTGTTCCCCGCCGGCGACCATGTGTTCCGGTATTCGATTTGTCAGCGCTATCGCCGTGAGATCCCTTCACAGTGGGACGCCTTGGCCACGCTGGTGGACAGCATCTCCGTCCTCTTTCTTTCGGACGAGGAGGGCCTCGGAGACCTCGATGCCAAGGGAACGACGCGCGCCGCGCACCTCAGCACCCGGACGCACGCGCATGGCGGTACGCAGGTCTGCGCATGTCCGTGGCGAGAGATGGCGTCGGCAGCCCTGGACGAGCTTGTGCACGATCCTGCGTGCCAGACCGAGGTTGAGGGGGTGTGGGGGCACCCCGCGTACGTTCGGTCAAGCTCGCGTCAGTGGACTGAGCCGAAGTCGTTCGAGCTCATGACCCAGGCTGACGTGCTCTGGCCTCTCATGCACTATGTCCGGGCGCTCCCGGGTCGAGCCGACGCGACCGACGGCACGCGCATGCCCGTCCCGGCGACGGACCTATCCAGCTATCTCGACCGCCTGGTGGCGACGCTTCCTCACTTCTTCAGAGAGGACATCGGTTTCATCAGCAACAACCATCCACACGCACGCGGCCAGGAGAAGGTGGACACCTGGTACTTCTTCGAAAACGGCCTCATAAAGTGGCCGTGGATCACTCGCCTCTTGGAGACGTGGCATGCAACGGTGAATTCGTGCCGTCCGGCGGGCCTCGCGCCTTCGGCAGCGGCGGACGCTTCGGCGCTTCGCCGCATGTTCCTCGAAGCCCTTGATGGCGCGAGGCGCTATGCCCGCAACGTGCGTTACATCTTCCCCCTTTTCTACGATCCCGCGACCGGCTCCCCCGTGGACTCGGGCACGAACTATTCCGTCGCAGGACTGTACGCGTACGGGGCAATACTCGGGTTTCGCGCAAGCGGGCGCGAGGAGTTCCTGGCCGAGGCGAACGAGGCGCTTCTCACAATGACGCGACTGCCCCTTGACGCGCTTTATCACGAGCCCCAGCAATTCGCCTTCGGGGCCCTAGCCGCGGCGGAGCTCGCGTCGCTCCTCCACGACCCCTCTCTCACGCGCGTCTCGCGAGACCTCGTCCGGGCCCAGTTGCGGATGCTTTACTGGTACGACGACGTCGCGCGCAGCCGCGGCGGATACCACACCCGCGGGTTATTCCAGGCGTGCGCGTCCATCCTATATCCAGCTTTCAAGGAGAACGTCGAGTCCATTCTTCCGTGGCTGCCTCTGCTCAAAAACGGCGGCTTCAATCCCGCGCTCCTCAAGATCCTCCATCTGCAACGATGGAACAACCTTTGTTACTTCGATCCATTCCTCCCAGAATCCGAGCGGACGGGGGCGCGCTGCCCTCACATTCCGTACGAGAACATTGGCACGTTGGAGCTGCCTGACTCCACCGGCTACGTGGGAAAGGAGATATACGGGGCCGGCGAAGTCCTGTGGCTGTACCTCATGTTCGAGGCATTCGCGAAGGCCTCCGACCCACACGTGGACGTGGTCTTCCTGGATCTTTTGGACTGGGACCAGCCATTCGCCGACCACACGACGCCGAGATCCGTCCTGGTGTTCAACCCCACGCCGAGGGCGTTCGAAGGCACGGTGGACCTTGCGCCGCAAATCTGCGCCCGCGCGTGTCCGGTGGATGTCTTCCGGCTCGCTCCAGTGGCGGTCGATGCAGGGGTTTACCGGCCGCAGGCGCGGCCGGAGACGGTGGCCTCTTGGGAGCATGCCGGAGAGCTGACTGCGAACGGGGGCCGCGTCGAGATCTCGATAGCCCCTGGTGGATGCTGCAAACTGGTGACGCGCCCAAAGTGACGGGCGGCACTCGTTCGGAGGGACTTGATGTGCGTCACGGTTGTGGGGAGGTGATGAAACAGGACAAGAACGATACCGCGCCGCCGTTTGACGGTCCCATGGCGTTCAAACCCGAAAACGCCCAAGGCATGCAGGGAGGGAGAATGAAATGTCAAGTCGCGTACGTGGTCTAGTGCTGCTGTTCGGAGTTCTCCTTTTCATGACATGTGTAGTGGTAGGCGGGACCCAGGAGGGGCTCGCCGCATCCAAGGTGAGGATCCGGCTCGCGACATGGGCAGGCGTGGAGGAGGCAAAGGAGCTGCAGGCCATCCTGGACCAGCTCAACGCGAAGTCCAGCACCTACGAGATCGTGCAGGAATCGAGCCCCGCGGAATACATGACGAAGCTCACCACCACACTTGCGGCTGAGACCGGCGCCGACCTCTTCTGGATCGCGCAAGAGTACGTGCCCAGCCTCGCTCAGAAGGGTACGATGATGGACATCACCGCGCGGGTGAAGGCTTCCAAACACCCAGCAGCCAACCTTGACGACTATTTCCCTTCGTCCCTGGAGCGAATGACCTACGAGGGCAAGATCTACGGGCTTCCGTGGATCAACCAGCCCGTCATGCTCTACGCGAATCTCGATCTCTTTGACAAGGCCGGCCTTTCCTATCCGGATGAGACGTGGGACTGGGACAAGTTCCTGTCGGTTGCGAAGACGCTTACCATCGACAAGAACGGCAAGCATCCGGATGACCCGGGCTTCGACCCTGCCAACGTCCAGCAATGGGGATTCACGCTGAACGGCTGGCCGCCCGTGCAGATGTTCATCTGGCAGGCCGGTGGAGACGTCATCAGCCCTGACTTCAAGTCCTGCCCTGTTGACTCGCCGCAGGCCATAAAAGGCGCTCAATTCTATGTCGATCTCATGAGCAAGTACCACGTGGCACCGCCGCTGTCCGTCATCAGGGACCGCGGGTTCGATACCATGTACCGTAACCAGCAAGTGGCCATGTTCATGGGCGGGGCCGCTGACGACCTCGACTACAAACCGTCGTTCAGATCCCAAGCGTTCCTGATCCCGAAGGGGCCGTCGGGCAAGCGGGCGAGCTTCATGTGGATGGCGGGCATGGCCATCAACGCGAAGACAAAGAACCCTGACGTCGCGTTTGAGGCGTTCCTGGACTTGTCGGACGCGATCCACCATTGGAAGGTCGTTCCGCCTCGCAAGTCCCTCGCGACCAGGGAAATGCTGCTTAAGCTGAAGCCTGAGAAGAAGCACTCCATCGACGCGATCGTGGCCGCTATGGAGGACACGCGAAGTTTCAGGATATTCCCCAACTATGCGGAATGGGACAGCATCTTCTGGAACCAGTTTGCTGACCCGCTCCTGAACGGGAGAGGCACTGCGGAGCAGCTTGCGAAGCGCGTCCGGCCGTTGCTGGAGAGGACGCTCGGCAAGTAACCGTTCCGAGATCGTCGTTCCCGCGTTCGGCCTGTCAGAGGGCTGCTCGCTCTCACCATGACCGTGGGCTGCCGGCGCTTGAGCGCGGCGCACGTGGCGGCGCCGGCAGCCACCTCCCAAGCGGACCGTGACTATTCGGGCGCGTGATGGTACTTGCGACTTAGCCGCGCCGAAGGAGGGGGTGTGAAGTGGAAAGCGGCATTTACCTGGGGACACTTGCGCGCTATCTTCTGACTTTCGTCGCGATGTGCCTGTTGTGCCTCGGGGTGTATGGTGCGCTCAGGCTCGCGCGCGCCCGCGAGGAGACCGCCGCGGGATACGCACTCATAACCCCTTGGCTCGCGGGATTTCTCGTGTTCACGGCCGGACCCATCCTCGCGTCCCTGGGCTTGAGCTTCACGTCATACGACCTTTTCAACCCGCCCAAGTGGGTGGGCCTCGAGAATTACAGGTGGCTCTTTTCCGATATACTCGATTTTTGGCCTTCCGTGAAGCTCACGCTCGCGTACGCGTTCCTCAGCGTTCCCGTGGGGGTGGCGGGCTCCCTGCTCGTTGCGCTGCTCCTTTCCGCCGACATCCGTGGCATAGGCATCTTCCGCACCATCTATTACCTGCCCGCGGTCCTCCCGGAGGTCTCGGTGGCCTTGCTCTGGAGGTGGATCTTCAACAGCGAGGCGGGCCTGCTCAACGCGGTGCTCGGCCCCATCTTTCGCCTGATCGGCCTGCAGAACCCTGATTGGTTCGGAGACCCGAGGTTCGTTCTCCCCGCGTTCGTAATCATGAGCGTGTGGGGCGTGTTCGGCATAAACATGGTGGTCTTCCTCGCAGCGATCAAGAACGTCCCCAGGGTGTTCTATGAGGCCGCTGAGATCGATGGGGCAGGCTCGTTTGCAAAGTTCTGGAACGTGACCTTCCCGCAGATCTCGCCAGTGGTGCTTCTGCAGATAATCATGGGCATAATCGGCGCACTGCAGATCTTTACCGTGGCCATGTTCGCACGACCGACCTCCGCGGCCGGGCGGTTCATGAACCAGCTCGTGTATGAACGGGGCTTCCTTCAGCTGAGAATGGGTGAGGCTTCGGCCATAGCCTGGGTGCTCTTCGTTATCATTCTCGCCCTTACCCTGCTCGTCTTCCGCTCCTCAACGGCGTGGGTGTATTACGAAGCGGAGGTGCGAAAATGACCGCAAGGCTCGAAACCACACTGGTCGTTGCACAGCGGGCAAGGCGTGTGCGGCGCGCGAAAGCGGTGGCATCAAGGACGGCCGCGTACGTCGTGGTCATCGCCGGGGCCGTTGTGCTCCTGGTGCCGTTCTTCTGGATGGTCTCGAGCTCTCTCAAGGAGCTCCAGGACGTCTTCGCTTACCCGCCGGTGTGGCTGCCCATCCCTCCGCAATGGCACAACTACCTGGATGCCTGGAGAGCGGTGCCCTTCGGCCGGTACCTGGCGAACACGGTCTTTGTGACGGTTCTCGGGATGTTCGCGGAGATCACGAGCTGCACACTTGTGGCGTACGGGTTCGCGCGCTACTCCTTCCCTGGCCGGAACGCACTGTTCTTCATACTGCTTTCCACGATGATGTTGCCATACCATGTGACCCTCATCCCGACATACATGATCTGGCGGAACCTCAAGCTCCTGGATACTTTCGACCCTCTGGTGCTGCCAGCGTGGACAGCGTGGGGGCCATTTTACGTGTTCCTCCTGCGCCAGTTCTTCATGGGAGTGCCGCGGGATCTCGAAGAGGCCGCGAAGATCGACGGCGCCAATGTGCTGCAGACCTTCGCCCATGTTATGCTCCCGCAGATCAAGCCGGCCCTCCTGGCAGTGGCCGTGTTCGCCTTCCGAGGGTACTGGAACAACTTCCTGGGGCCGCTGATTTACCTCAACAGCATGAGCAAGTATACGCTTACACTCGGAATGTACCTGTTCATGGGCGGCGTGAATGAGGCGCCGCAGTGGCACTGGCTCATGGCCATGTCCACGGTGCTTGCCGTGCCGATGCTCGTCACGTTTTTCCTGGCCCAACGCTACTTCATCGAGGGCATATCCTTGACCGGTCTCAAGGGGTGAGCCTCAAGGGATGCCGGCGTGCGCCAGCATTCGCATCGGCGTGAGAAAGATACGCACGCACACGCGTTCGCGCATCGCATGATGGGCGCGCTATCGACATGTCGACACACGGATAGATGCGGAGGTATGACAATGGACGATTTCATTTGCGGGGTGAACTACTGGCCGCGCGAGACCGGGGTCCACATGTGGAAGGAGTGGAATCCGGAGTCTATCGAAACCGAATTCGCGCAGATGGCAGCACTCTCCCTCAATTCCTGCAGGGTTTTCCTGCTATGGGAGGACTTTCAGCCCAACCCGGACACGATATCCGAGGACGCAATGACCAAGTTCGAGACACTGGTGCAGATCGCCCGCCGCCACGGCATCAGGCTGATTCCCACGTTTTTCACGGGCCACATGAGCGGCGAGAACTGGGACGTGCCGTGGCGGCGCGACCGCGATCCATACAGCGACCCCGGCATGTTGCGGGCCCAGGTGAGGCTCGTGGGTGAGTTCGCCAGGCGCTACCGCGACGAGCAGGCGATCCTCTTCTGGGACCTCGCCAACGAACCCGACGTCTTCTGTAAACCCCGCTCAGTGGACGCCGCGTGGTTGTGGACGTACGTTCTCTACCGGGAGATCAAAGCCCACGACCCCGTCCACCCGGTGACTTTGGGAACTCACGCCTGGTCCATCTTCACTCCCGGGCCGTTCCGGCTCGGCGATGTGGCCGAGGCATGCGACTTTCTTTGCATGCACCCGTACCCTTCGTACACACCTCTGTGCCCCGAGCCTCTCGACAGCCTGCGCAGCAGTTACTTCACGTCGTTCGC contains these protein-coding regions:
- a CDS encoding magnesium transporter CorA family protein is translated as MLQGSRGRDDKTHVVRDVTHIAAVDEGRGGRTRALRARPRRGSEGESHRAQQGGVRVIVAYKTVEEELVKTDAIGEKGTWVSLLNPTEEEILRVHKELGTVLDFLRAPLDEEERPRIESEEGQVLVLINVPIACGNGNPVLYDTIPLGIIISEDNIVTVCLKENLVLTELVSAKPRALYTFKRTRLLLQILFKTAGLYLRYLRQIDKQTSEIEARLHWSMKNEEVVKLLNLEKSLVYFTTSLKSNEIVMEKLLRVYLVKTDSAAQSPARVLRAYPEDEDLLEDVITENKQAIEMGDIYTSILTGMMDAFASMISNNLNIVMKFLTSVTIVLSIPTIVASFYGMNVALPFQRSPYAFLGTLVVSLGASLAAAVLLARRRMF
- a CDS encoding DUF1848 domain-containing protein: MTPLRTGWSLMIISASRRTDIPKFFAEWLMDRIRDGYCRCPNPFNPKQVSVVSLRPEDVEVIVFWSKDPEPMLAHLQELDTRGFRYYFHFTVNGYPSFLEPGVPPLDKTLATFARLSAAVSPERVIWRYDPIVLTSVTDVSYHGRRFREIADALAGKTRRVVISLLDDYRGSSARLRRLAARGIRVERRVTADDPATADLLAGMARAAHESGMEITSCAEENSLENLGIKPGQCIDDEYIARVFGIHVQARKDPGQRAACGCVVSRDIGVYGTCRHGCVYCYAM
- a CDS encoding LacI family transcriptional regulator; the encoded protein is MDTTIREIARQVGVSPSTVSRALRREGRISETTRARVLAVARSLGYHVPGDVAAEPAQLRAPLNADAGAAPGGVILTGPRSPKGATATPGQGPGPGPRGRANIGIVFNRRLSSLVTDPFYGAVVAGIEESLQRLGLRVFLRSIDGAGDNADFFAADQTGETGFAGLLLVGCDVHPRVARIAREKGIPVVLVDNELPDEPVDCVVSDNEAAARCAIEYLYRSGHRRVGFVGGPQSHISLAQRYAGYVKALGEFGMEFHRKWTVFAESVDRHGPQIGYEGALGLMDLAQPPSAIFADNDMTALGVLKALHERGVRVPDEVSVIGFDDIQVASHTHPPLTTMHIPKQQLGSVAARRLVDIIDGVDPAPVKIVIRATLVVRGTVAPPPPESEAALTKAGAEPQA
- a CDS encoding sugar ABC transporter substrate-binding protein, producing the protein MSSRVRGLVLLFGVLLFMTCVVVGGTQEGLAASKVRIRLATWAGVEEAKELQAILDQLNAKSSTYEIVQESSPAEYMTKLTTTLAAETGADLFWIAQEYVPSLAQKGTMMDITARVKASKHPAANLDDYFPSSLERMTYEGKIYGLPWINQPVMLYANLDLFDKAGLSYPDETWDWDKFLSVAKTLTIDKNGKHPDDPGFDPANVQQWGFTLNGWPPVQMFIWQAGGDVISPDFKSCPVDSPQAIKGAQFYVDLMSKYHVAPPLSVIRDRGFDTMYRNQQVAMFMGGAADDLDYKPSFRSQAFLIPKGPSGKRASFMWMAGMAINAKTKNPDVAFEAFLDLSDAIHHWKVVPPRKSLATREMLLKLKPEKKHSIDAIVAAMEDTRSFRIFPNYAEWDSIFWNQFADPLLNGRGTAEQLAKRVRPLLERTLGK
- a CDS encoding sugar ABC transporter permease, with product MCLLCLGVYGALRLARAREETAAGYALITPWLAGFLVFTAGPILASLGLSFTSYDLFNPPKWVGLENYRWLFSDILDFWPSVKLTLAYAFLSVPVGVAGSLLVALLLSADIRGIGIFRTIYYLPAVLPEVSVALLWRWIFNSEAGLLNAVLGPIFRLIGLQNPDWFGDPRFVLPAFVIMSVWGVFGINMVVFLAAIKNVPRVFYEAAEIDGAGSFAKFWNVTFPQISPVVLLQIIMGIIGALQIFTVAMFARPTSAAGRFMNQLVYERGFLQLRMGEASAIAWVLFVIILALTLLVFRSSTAWVYYEAEVRK
- a CDS encoding carbohydrate ABC transporter permease; its protein translation is MTARLETTLVVAQRARRVRRAKAVASRTAAYVVVIAGAVVLLVPFFWMVSSSLKELQDVFAYPPVWLPIPPQWHNYLDAWRAVPFGRYLANTVFVTVLGMFAEITSCTLVAYGFARYSFPGRNALFFILLSTMMLPYHVTLIPTYMIWRNLKLLDTFDPLVLPAWTAWGPFYVFLLRQFFMGVPRDLEEAAKIDGANVLQTFAHVMLPQIKPALLAVAVFAFRGYWNNFLGPLIYLNSMSKYTLTLGMYLFMGGVNEAPQWHWLMAMSTVLAVPMLVTFFLAQRYFIEGISLTGLKG